A single Paratractidigestivibacter faecalis DNA region contains:
- a CDS encoding FtsB family cell division protein → MIDSSTRRSSAEQGAPRVYDRPRPAVTEFSRRGSKTTVSQEFATHTGAAAKSLGSVLGRGSRAASGRPAAAARTSRRAERPERHNATARVEAARQAKDAVAAKADAVGGFYASHKLLCIVVGVLVAAAVLLYGPAATYYRAWRAGLDLQAQYDALAQSNDQIQQQNDALLTREGIEEEARRRGYVGAGETGVVVEGLPDDSASSPDATPEYPWYVGVGDVIFGYEGQ, encoded by the coding sequence ATGATTGACTCTTCTACCAGGCGCTCCTCTGCAGAGCAGGGCGCTCCACGCGTCTATGACCGGCCTCGCCCGGCCGTGACCGAGTTCTCTCGGCGGGGGTCGAAGACCACCGTCTCGCAGGAGTTTGCAACCCACACCGGCGCCGCCGCAAAGAGCCTGGGCTCCGTTCTGGGCCGGGGCAGTCGCGCCGCGTCGGGCCGTCCCGCTGCCGCGGCGCGCACTTCTCGCCGTGCGGAGAGGCCGGAGCGCCACAACGCCACGGCTCGTGTGGAGGCCGCGCGGCAGGCCAAGGACGCCGTGGCCGCAAAGGCCGACGCGGTGGGCGGCTTCTATGCCAGCCACAAGCTGCTGTGCATTGTGGTGGGCGTGCTGGTCGCCGCCGCGGTGCTGCTCTACGGTCCGGCGGCCACCTACTACCGCGCCTGGCGCGCCGGGCTTGACCTGCAGGCCCAGTACGACGCGCTGGCCCAGAGCAATGACCAGATCCAGCAGCAGAACGATGCGCTTCTCACGCGCGAGGGCATAGAGGAGGAGGCTCGCCGCCGCGGCTACGTGGGTGCCGGCGAGACGGGCGTCGTAGTGGAGGGTCTGCCGGACGACTCCGCCAGCTCTCCTGATGCCACTCCGGAATACCCCTGGTACGTGGGCGTGGGCGACGTGATCTTTGGATACGAGGGGCAATGA
- the mazG gene encoding nucleoside triphosphate pyrophosphohydrolase — protein MEFVSGKFNQPECRLDDGRALSDLVDEQNASRAEAPAGNPEMDRLVRTIWRLRQADGCPWDREQTHGSITKNMVEEAYEAVDAIEANDVAHLCEELGDVLEQVLLHAQIAADAGEFTIEDVAHGLNEKLVRRHPHVFGDLAAASDGQAPAGYEQAHDGDRVLDIWDDVKRLEREARGQLSDVEPGLLDSVPQSLPALMQAQKISKRAAKAGFEWADLAGVWDKVAEERAEFEAEEPGTAASQEEFGDLLFALVNVARWSGVDAEEALAASNRKFRRRWARMEELARAQGRAVEDLSTVEQNELWDRAKGEEKPAE, from the coding sequence ATGGAGTTCGTGTCGGGCAAGTTTAACCAGCCGGAGTGCAGGCTTGACGACGGGCGTGCCCTGTCTGACCTGGTAGACGAGCAGAACGCGTCGCGCGCGGAGGCACCGGCGGGCAATCCCGAGATGGACCGGCTCGTCCGCACCATCTGGCGGCTGCGCCAGGCCGACGGCTGCCCCTGGGACCGCGAGCAGACCCACGGCTCCATCACCAAGAACATGGTCGAGGAGGCCTACGAGGCCGTTGACGCCATCGAGGCAAACGACGTCGCGCATCTCTGCGAGGAGCTCGGCGACGTGCTCGAGCAGGTGCTTCTCCACGCGCAGATAGCCGCCGACGCCGGCGAGTTCACCATCGAGGACGTGGCCCACGGCCTCAACGAGAAGCTCGTCCGCAGGCACCCGCACGTCTTTGGAGACCTCGCGGCAGCCTCGGACGGCCAGGCGCCCGCCGGCTACGAGCAGGCTCACGACGGCGATCGCGTCCTGGACATCTGGGATGACGTCAAGCGCCTTGAGCGCGAGGCCCGCGGCCAGCTGAGCGACGTCGAGCCGGGCCTGCTTGACTCCGTGCCCCAGAGCCTGCCCGCCCTCATGCAGGCGCAGAAGATCTCGAAGCGAGCGGCAAAGGCCGGCTTTGAGTGGGCCGACCTGGCCGGCGTCTGGGACAAGGTGGCCGAGGAGCGCGCGGAGTTCGAGGCGGAGGAGCCGGGCACCGCGGCATCGCAGGAGGAGTTCGGAGACCTGCTGTTTGCGCTGGTCAACGTCGCGCGCTGGTCTGGCGTGGACGCCGAGGAGGCCCTGGCCGCGTCAAACCGCAAGTTCCGCCGCCGCTGGGCGCGCATGGAGGAGCTCGCCCGCGCGCAGGGCCGTGCCGTGGAGGACCTCTCGACCGTCGAGCAGAACGAGCTCTGGGACCGTGCTAAGGGTGAGGAGAAGCCCGCGGAGTAG
- a CDS encoding SdpI family protein: MNSANNDSTHGLISRNCLIALATLSGVNVIAHLIALPSLPAQIPTHWGASGEVNGWGPSWTAAALGALPLGMLVLFYVIPRIDPRGNGYVRAGKFYQHFVVGFTLLTIVISWLPELTVWGAIAAKGSTNVIVSVLIGALLVGIGNYMPRIGQNYTMGVKTPWALNDPENWRRTQRFGGKCFVLMGIAVAAFGLAGPYLTDAVVAAAISVVCLGGCIAMYAYSYLLFVGKIR, from the coding sequence ATGAATAGCGCCAACAACGACAGCACCCACGGCCTCATCTCACGCAACTGCCTCATCGCGCTCGCCACGCTTTCCGGCGTGAACGTCATCGCGCACCTCATCGCGCTCCCAAGCTTGCCCGCACAAATTCCCACCCATTGGGGTGCGAGCGGCGAGGTCAACGGCTGGGGGCCAAGCTGGACGGCAGCCGCCTTAGGCGCGCTGCCCCTCGGGATGCTCGTCCTCTTCTACGTGATTCCGCGCATCGATCCCAGAGGCAATGGCTATGTCCGCGCCGGGAAGTTCTACCAGCACTTCGTTGTGGGCTTTACCCTGCTCACGATCGTCATCAGCTGGCTTCCCGAGCTTACCGTCTGGGGCGCGATAGCGGCCAAGGGCTCCACGAACGTCATCGTCTCCGTGCTGATTGGCGCGCTGCTCGTCGGCATCGGCAACTACATGCCCCGTATCGGCCAGAACTACACAATGGGCGTGAAGACCCCCTGGGCCCTCAACGATCCGGAGAACTGGCGCCGCACCCAGCGCTTTGGTGGCAAGTGTTTCGTGCTTATGGGAATTGCCGTCGCAGCATTTGGCCTCGCAGGACCATACCTCACGGACGCTGTTGTCGCAGCGGCGATCAGCGTGGTCTGCCTTGGGGGATGCATCGCGATGTACGCCTATTCCTACCTGCTGTTTGTCGGCAAGATTCGCTAA
- a CDS encoding autorepressor SdpR family transcription factor produces MAGEGFKALADPTRRRILELLKSGDLTVGELAKNFDVSKPTLSHHLATLKAAGLVTDERHGQNIVYSLNTTVMQDLIGWFLGFTEDSHE; encoded by the coding sequence ATGGCAGGAGAGGGATTCAAGGCACTCGCCGACCCAACGCGCAGACGCATCCTCGAGCTACTCAAGTCGGGCGACCTCACGGTGGGTGAACTCGCCAAGAACTTTGACGTCAGCAAGCCAACACTCAGCCACCACTTGGCAACACTCAAGGCCGCCGGCCTCGTCACAGACGAGCGCCACGGCCAGAACATCGTCTATAGCCTCAACACCACCGTCATGCAGGACCTGATTGGTTGGTTCCTTGGCTTCACGGAGGACTCTCATGAATAG
- a CDS encoding IS3 family transposase, which yields MYSSDERDAILGLWRESGRPAHRFARESGLASAESIRRWASGDLGVGWHAPYTLAQRADAARRALAGEDPAEVAASIGCHPETVRGWARAAGREGEVSLANGRGAPRVPPPADPGDLEALRAENRALRLELARAEAVLDVLKGGGPGRGPDSLTAAERALVADALRPGFGLEDALRAAGVARSTYYYHRARRGAPDRLAALRARVRALFEAGGGAWGYRTIWARLRLDPDEPLAVSEKVVRRVMREEGLEVRYLRRRRRWSSYAGEVSEAPPNLPLRPDGTHDFSASRPNELWVTDVTMFTIGSGRCWLSPVVDCFDGAVVAWTLSESPDARMADSMLEAAASTLAAGERPVVHTDRGCHYRWPGWAAICERHGLVRSMSRKGRSPDNAAAEGFFGRLKQEFYHGRDWSGVGFEEFRRRLAGYLAYYNSGRIKRSLGWRSPEQYRRDLGYSLRSV from the coding sequence ATGTACTCGAGCGACGAGAGGGACGCCATCCTGGGGCTCTGGCGCGAGTCCGGCCGGCCGGCCCACAGGTTCGCCAGGGAGTCGGGGCTCGCCTCCGCCGAGTCGATCAGGCGCTGGGCGTCCGGCGACCTGGGCGTCGGCTGGCACGCCCCCTATACTCTTGCCCAGAGGGCCGACGCCGCGCGCAGGGCGCTCGCCGGGGAGGACCCCGCCGAGGTCGCCGCGTCGATCGGCTGCCACCCGGAGACCGTGCGCGGCTGGGCCCGCGCCGCGGGGAGGGAGGGCGAGGTGTCGCTCGCGAACGGACGGGGCGCCCCGCGCGTGCCGCCGCCGGCCGACCCCGGGGACCTGGAGGCCCTCAGGGCCGAGAACCGGGCCCTGAGGCTGGAGCTCGCCAGGGCCGAGGCGGTGTTGGACGTCCTAAAAGGAGGCGGCCCGGGGCGGGGCCCGGACTCGCTGACGGCGGCGGAGAGGGCGCTGGTCGCCGACGCCCTTAGGCCCGGGTTCGGCCTGGAGGACGCCCTGCGCGCGGCCGGCGTGGCGCGCAGCACCTACTACTACCACCGCGCCCGCAGGGGCGCCCCCGACCGCCTGGCCGCCCTGAGGGCGCGGGTGCGCGCCCTGTTCGAGGCCGGGGGCGGGGCCTGGGGCTACCGCACGATATGGGCGAGGCTGCGCCTGGACCCCGACGAGCCCCTGGCGGTCTCCGAGAAGGTCGTGAGGCGCGTCATGCGCGAGGAGGGGCTCGAGGTGCGCTACCTGAGGCGCCGCAGGCGCTGGAGCAGCTATGCCGGCGAGGTCTCCGAGGCCCCTCCCAACCTGCCGCTGCGCCCCGACGGCACCCACGACTTCTCCGCCTCGCGCCCCAACGAGCTGTGGGTCACCGACGTCACCATGTTCACGATAGGGTCGGGGCGCTGCTGGCTGTCGCCGGTGGTCGACTGCTTCGACGGGGCGGTCGTGGCGTGGACCCTGTCGGAGTCCCCCGACGCCCGCATGGCCGACTCGATGCTGGAGGCGGCGGCCTCGACGCTCGCGGCCGGCGAGCGGCCCGTGGTCCACACCGACCGCGGCTGCCACTACAGGTGGCCGGGCTGGGCGGCGATATGCGAGCGCCACGGCCTGGTGCGCAGCATGTCGAGGAAGGGCCGCAGCCCCGACAACGCCGCGGCCGAGGGCTTCTTCGGCCGGCTCAAGCAGGAGTTCTACCACGGCAGGGACTGGTCCGGGGTGGGCTTCGAGGAGTTCCGGCGGCGCCTGGCGGGCTACCTCGCCTACTACAACTCGGGCAGGATCAAGCGGAGCCTGGGGTGGAGGAGCCCGGAGCAGTACCGCAGGGACCTGGGGTACTCTCTCCGTAGTGTCTAA
- a CDS encoding LysM peptidoglycan-binding domain-containing protein: protein MSQRRSAWSALGDASRCTPIPTCCLSARFAKRSSALAPPGPSIDLPALARFGERQRPAQADDLAKETWAGDYGNGSRRKAVLGPRYDEVMAVINGQTKTEQVYVVQSGDTLSGIASKYGTTYQDLAAKNGIGNPNLIYPGMRLVVS from the coding sequence TTGTCGCAGCGGCGATCAGCGTGGTCTGCCTTGGGGGATGCATCGCGATGTACGCCTATTCCTACCTGCTGTTTGTCGGCAAGATTCGCTAAGAGATCATCCGCACTCGCCCCGCCAGGCCCAAGCATCGACCTTCCCGCCCTCGCACGATTCGGCGAACGGCAGCGGCCCGCACAAGCCGATGATCTCGCGAAGGAGACCTGGGCGGGCGATTACGGTAACGGCAGCCGCCGCAAGGCCGTGCTTGGGCCGCGCTACGACGAGGTTATGGCCGTTATCAACGGGCAGACCAAGACCGAGCAGGTCTACGTGGTTCAGAGCGGAGACACCCTCAGCGGCATCGCGTCCAAGTACGGCACCACGTATCAGGATCTCGCCGCGAAGAACGGCATCGGTAACCCGAACCTAATCTACCCCGGCATGCGCCTGGTTGTCTCCTAG
- a CDS encoding SIS domain-containing protein, whose amino-acid sequence MITKLDDPSMYGYIKDTGHALRNAYKERALFCDPFVDLMKSHDFKRVYLVGSGTSYNASLYIATLFQRYCKVEASAGFPTRFDESDIATSGAYRPDQVLVIGVSQSGTSVSTIDVMRRAHEAGFCALALTDVMDSPVTESVDSAIRLLTGKEEVHVETRGYQVSLFEGYLLAMSAGHALGTIDDASFKARLEAARALAESYDHLVEQADAWYDENVFELMALTRGYVCTYGINVCTAEEAELKMNETYHKPVRGYELEEMIHGPHYALDENNYTFFVAPDGPGIERIPSFLKWYEDNKVTEHVFVVTCGDHKGEFGPKSICFEEEISDELTPLAMAIPFQIISCRNCINAKIDTRYRPANRTSFAHLD is encoded by the coding sequence ATGATTACCAAGCTCGACGACCCCAGCATGTACGGCTACATCAAGGACACGGGCCACGCGCTGCGCAATGCCTACAAGGAGCGTGCCCTGTTCTGTGACCCCTTCGTCGATCTCATGAAGAGCCACGACTTTAAGCGCGTCTATCTCGTGGGCTCCGGCACCAGCTACAACGCCTCCCTTTACATCGCCACGCTGTTCCAGCGCTACTGCAAGGTCGAGGCCTCCGCGGGCTTCCCGACCCGCTTTGACGAGAGCGACATCGCAACCTCCGGCGCCTATCGCCCCGATCAGGTCCTGGTCATCGGCGTTTCTCAGTCCGGCACCTCCGTCTCGACCATCGACGTCATGCGCCGCGCCCACGAGGCGGGCTTCTGCGCCCTCGCGCTTACCGATGTTATGGACAGCCCCGTGACCGAGTCCGTCGACTCCGCCATCCGCCTGCTCACCGGCAAGGAGGAGGTCCACGTCGAGACCCGCGGCTATCAGGTCAGCCTCTTTGAGGGCTACCTGCTGGCCATGTCCGCCGGTCACGCCCTCGGCACCATCGACGACGCTTCCTTTAAGGCTCGTCTTGAGGCGGCGCGCGCCCTCGCCGAGTCCTACGACCACCTCGTTGAGCAGGCGGACGCCTGGTACGACGAGAACGTCTTTGAGCTCATGGCCCTTACCCGCGGCTATGTGTGCACCTACGGCATCAACGTCTGCACCGCCGAGGAGGCCGAGCTCAAGATGAACGAGACCTACCACAAGCCGGTTCGCGGTTACGAGCTCGAGGAGATGATCCACGGCCCGCACTATGCCCTCGACGAGAACAACTACACATTCTTTGTCGCCCCCGACGGCCCCGGTATCGAGCGCATTCCGTCCTTCCTCAAGTGGTACGAGGACAACAAGGTGACCGAGCACGTCTTTGTCGTCACTTGCGGCGACCACAAGGGCGAGTTCGGCCCGAAGTCCATCTGCTTCGAGGAGGAGATCTCTGACGAGCTCACCCCGCTGGCGATGGCAATCCCGTTCCAAATCATCTCCTGTCGCAACTGCATCAACGCAAAGATCGACACGCGCTACCGCCCGGCAAACCGCACCTCGTTCGCCCACCTCGACTAA
- a CDS encoding Fic family protein yields the protein MAYQTLKKTFYADPTSQRFQNHDAEAARRLGDPSTFRTGIALEHGELFCAMPKELSLASEQVIRRERDVSELWGRLPRTARGAFLRSLILDEVVCSNEMEGVHSTRKQIEVALEAGRATRGNNVGAAEATRAPFFELAQLYLGLTDNPVPPQSLQEIRTIYDSVVKGSIDEKDLVGGILFRTGPVVIEKRGGRVVHRGVEPEARIEELLGDMISLSKRNDVPELCRAALCHFLFEYVHPFYDGNGRTGRYLLALQLSHLLSQPTVLSLCRTISEHKSAYYKAFDTTEDRLNCSEGTHFVLMLLELVSVAQEDLITDLAEKHLAVELLEQRLANLEAASEERGRRLLGFGAERELFSLPDGFTQREACEHLGVSAPTTRKELERLEAKGLLARTTRRPSRYVLTPQAKELLGLSAE from the coding sequence TTGGCCTATCAGACGCTCAAGAAAACGTTCTATGCAGACCCGACCAGCCAGCGCTTTCAGAACCACGACGCCGAGGCGGCGAGGAGACTTGGAGACCCCTCCACCTTCCGCACGGGCATAGCCCTTGAGCACGGGGAGCTGTTCTGCGCGATGCCCAAGGAGCTGTCCCTTGCCAGCGAGCAGGTCATTCGCCGCGAGAGGGACGTTTCCGAGCTCTGGGGTCGCCTGCCCAGGACCGCGCGCGGGGCGTTTCTCCGCAGCCTCATCCTTGACGAGGTGGTCTGCAGCAACGAGATGGAGGGCGTCCACAGCACCCGCAAGCAGATCGAGGTTGCGCTTGAGGCCGGGCGCGCGACCCGTGGCAACAACGTGGGTGCGGCTGAGGCGACGCGCGCGCCGTTCTTCGAGCTGGCACAGCTCTACTTGGGACTCACCGACAATCCCGTGCCCCCACAGTCGCTTCAAGAGATCAGGACCATCTACGACTCCGTGGTCAAGGGCTCCATTGACGAGAAGGACCTGGTCGGAGGCATCCTCTTTCGCACCGGTCCCGTAGTCATAGAGAAGCGCGGGGGCAGGGTCGTCCACCGGGGCGTTGAGCCGGAGGCAAGAATCGAAGAGCTGCTGGGAGACATGATCTCGCTCTCGAAACGCAACGACGTGCCCGAGCTCTGCCGAGCCGCGCTCTGCCACTTTCTCTTCGAGTACGTCCACCCCTTCTACGACGGCAACGGGCGCACCGGACGCTACCTGCTTGCGCTGCAGCTGAGTCACCTGCTCTCTCAGCCCACGGTGCTTTCTCTCTGCCGCACCATCTCCGAACACAAGAGCGCCTACTACAAGGCGTTTGACACCACCGAGGACAGGCTCAACTGCTCCGAGGGCACCCATTTTGTCCTCATGCTCCTTGAACTGGTCTCCGTTGCCCAAGAAGATTTGATTACAGATCTTGCCGAGAAGCACCTGGCGGTGGAGCTGCTTGAACAGAGGCTGGCGAATCTTGAGGCGGCGTCGGAAGAACGTGGGCGGAGGCTCCTTGGGTTTGGCGCCGAGCGCGAGCTCTTCTCGCTGCCCGATGGATTCACGCAAAGAGAGGCCTGCGAGCACCTGGGCGTCTCGGCCCCCACCACAAGAAAGGAGCTCGAGCGACTTGAGGCCAAGGGCCTATTGGCGAGAACGACGCGCCGACCCTCCCGCTACGTTCTAACGCCGCAGGCCAAGGAGCTGTTGGGGCTTTCCGCAGAGTGA
- a CDS encoding PTS mannose/fructose/sorbose transporter subunit IIAB — MSQILVATHSTLAEGFAQAVKFFKADADNVHFLNGYVQSQEFERELREQLDALPKGEPVVVCTDIPGGSVNQVAMKLADEYGFMLVSGVNMPFMLELAYSDDVTYGALAATVANAREQLMLPLAQDVKPVAPAAKDPVAKASAKAGKGKPSIVLVRADDRLIHGLVAVAWTSHLAPETILVANDAAAADDFKKNALKLAKPAGVKLFIKPIEKAAKALNNPVNDGKRIFVVTQTVEDAERLYSLLDDARKFSKLNIGTAGVNKKPGEKYVAIIPQVYTTAEEFAAAKKLHDAGVNVFGQANPTLEKADFAAIEHALN, encoded by the coding sequence ATGAGCCAGATCCTCGTCGCCACCCACTCCACGCTCGCGGAAGGTTTCGCGCAGGCCGTGAAGTTCTTCAAAGCGGACGCAGACAACGTCCACTTCCTCAACGGGTACGTCCAGAGCCAGGAGTTCGAGCGCGAGCTCCGCGAGCAGCTCGATGCGCTGCCCAAGGGCGAGCCTGTGGTGGTTTGCACCGACATCCCCGGCGGTTCTGTCAACCAGGTGGCCATGAAGCTGGCCGACGAATACGGGTTTATGCTGGTCAGCGGCGTGAACATGCCGTTTATGCTCGAGCTTGCCTATAGTGACGACGTCACTTACGGCGCTCTGGCCGCGACGGTGGCCAACGCTCGCGAGCAGCTCATGCTGCCGTTGGCGCAGGATGTCAAGCCCGTGGCTCCGGCTGCCAAGGACCCTGTCGCCAAGGCATCCGCAAAGGCTGGCAAGGGCAAGCCGTCAATCGTGCTCGTTCGCGCCGACGACCGTCTTATTCATGGCCTGGTCGCGGTTGCTTGGACTTCTCACCTGGCGCCGGAGACCATCCTCGTTGCCAATGACGCCGCCGCTGCCGACGACTTCAAGAAAAACGCCCTCAAGCTGGCCAAGCCCGCAGGCGTGAAGCTCTTCATCAAGCCTATCGAGAAGGCCGCCAAGGCCCTCAACAACCCCGTCAACGACGGCAAGAGGATCTTTGTGGTTACCCAGACCGTCGAGGACGCCGAGCGTCTGTACAGCCTGCTCGACGATGCCCGCAAGTTCAGCAAGCTCAACATCGGCACCGCCGGCGTAAACAAGAAGCCCGGCGAGAAGTACGTTGCCATCATCCCGCAGGTGTACACCACCGCCGAGGAGTTCGCCGCGGCAAAGAAGCTGCACGACGCTGGCGTCAACGTCTTTGGTCAGGCCAACCCCACGCTCGAGAAGGCCGATTTCGCGGCCATCGAGCACGCTCTGAACTAA
- a CDS encoding PTS mannose/fructose/sorbose/N-acetylgalactosamine transporter subunit IIC, with product MLQGFLVALVSALIYLESRLVGQHMLDRPIIIGPVVGLIMGDPVTGLVVGGQLELVWMGLNGIGTTTPPNVVVGSALATALAISTGASYETTLALAVPIAVVAQLCDIAAPIVNTFFAHQADRFADQENYHGIDLCIWGGGIVYFLFKFVPIFLGYVLGSGVITSFVDQIPPVIQDGLNQSGNLLPALGVAMLIQLTWDKKFGVFLFLGFALAAFLNVSTLGAAFFGAIAAVIYYMLSGKQAPAAALATQGAASEPIDDEDDEEL from the coding sequence ATGCTGCAAGGATTCTTGGTCGCCCTTGTTTCGGCGCTGATTTACCTTGAGTCGCGCCTAGTCGGCCAACACATGCTGGACCGCCCGATCATCATCGGCCCCGTCGTCGGCCTCATCATGGGCGACCCCGTGACCGGCCTTGTGGTCGGCGGTCAGCTTGAGCTCGTGTGGATGGGCCTGAACGGCATCGGCACCACCACGCCGCCGAACGTCGTCGTCGGCTCCGCTCTCGCGACGGCGCTCGCCATCAGCACCGGCGCCTCTTACGAGACCACGCTTGCGCTTGCCGTGCCCATCGCCGTCGTGGCTCAGCTGTGCGACATCGCAGCGCCCATCGTGAACACGTTCTTTGCTCACCAGGCCGACCGCTTTGCCGACCAGGAGAACTACCACGGCATCGACCTGTGCATTTGGGGCGGCGGTATCGTCTACTTCCTCTTTAAGTTCGTGCCCATCTTCCTGGGCTACGTTCTCGGCTCTGGCGTCATCACCAGCTTCGTCGACCAGATTCCGCCCGTCATCCAGGACGGCCTCAACCAGTCCGGCAACCTCCTTCCCGCGCTCGGCGTTGCCATGCTGATCCAGCTGACCTGGGACAAGAAGTTCGGCGTGTTCCTGTTCCTTGGCTTTGCCCTTGCCGCGTTCCTTAACGTGAGCACCCTCGGCGCCGCGTTCTTTGGCGCCATCGCCGCGGTCATTTACTACATGCTCAGCGGCAAGCAGGCCCCCGCGGCCGCCCTTGCGACCCAGGGCGCCGCGTCCGAGCCCATCGACGACGAAGATGATGAGGAGCTGTAA
- a CDS encoding PTS system mannose/fructose/sorbose family transporter subunit IID: MAEEKKLSQKTLRHVFNRHYQLLGCFNYERQMSTGYAYTMMPALKELYKDDPEGLKEAVKRHLEFYNCATSTSPFLIGLTCAMEEQNASEPEEYDAGSITSVKAALMGPLAGIGDSFFWGTFRVIGAGIGAPLAVAGNVLGPIIYALINVIPSEVVRRVGFKIGYDGGSKFLERISSDGTLQKVTEAARIMGLMVIGAMIPSMVTLTLGATVDINGAQVVLQEIIDQICPFILPLGLVGGCYSLLKKGKSGTAVMFGLLVLGIVLVALGLV, translated from the coding sequence ATGGCAGAAGAGAAGAAGCTTAGCCAGAAGACTCTGCGTCATGTCTTCAACCGCCACTACCAGCTCCTTGGCTGCTTCAACTACGAGCGCCAGATGTCTACCGGCTATGCCTACACGATGATGCCGGCGCTGAAGGAGCTCTACAAAGATGACCCGGAGGGTCTGAAGGAGGCCGTCAAGCGCCATCTCGAGTTCTATAACTGCGCGACCTCCACGAGCCCGTTCCTCATCGGCCTGACCTGCGCCATGGAGGAGCAGAACGCCTCCGAGCCGGAGGAGTACGACGCCGGCTCCATCACCTCCGTCAAGGCCGCCCTCATGGGCCCGCTTGCCGGCATCGGCGACTCGTTCTTCTGGGGTACGTTCCGCGTCATCGGCGCGGGTATCGGCGCTCCCCTGGCTGTTGCCGGGAACGTTCTGGGCCCCATCATCTACGCCCTCATTAACGTGATCCCGTCCGAGGTCGTGCGTCGCGTGGGCTTCAAGATCGGCTATGACGGCGGCTCGAAGTTCCTTGAGCGCATCTCCAGCGACGGAACCCTCCAGAAGGTGACTGAGGCTGCGCGCATCATGGGCCTTATGGTTATCGGGGCCATGATTCCCTCAATGGTTACCCTGACCTTGGGCGCGACTGTCGACATCAACGGCGCACAGGTCGTGTTGCAGGAGATCATCGACCAGATTTGCCCGTTCATCCTGCCTCTTGGTCTCGTGGGTGGCTGCTACAGCTTGCTCAAGAAGGGCAAGTCCGGCACGGCCGTCATGTTCGGCCTGCTGGTCCTGGGCATTGTGCTGGTCGCCCTCGGCTTGGTGTAA
- a CDS encoding Ppx/GppA phosphatase family protein, whose translation MTRVACIDIGTVTARLAVADVEDGRVVRLAKRSQICNLGQDVDKTHRLRQDAMERVFGCVAAYLEEARRAGATSACCTLTSAARDAQNARELGAALASLGLEPMVIPGAVEGSLTFLGVAQDFVGHRILVADNGGGSTELAMGCLGTDGILELDFVRSVDVGCRRLTERFLAGEGPAAAGALLSARELAGQKFAPVIAEGGLRAAGAAAAAGGTAPSAAPERLVVCGGTVTTMVAVKKALDPYDPAQVHLATLCAADVQGIQDQLASLSVEKRAALPGIQPKRASVILGGVCAVAELMAQTGFDQLTVSESDLLFGLSLAAAAALERRDSPVIWKPEMRPLVSPQG comes from the coding sequence ATGACCAGGGTAGCCTGCATAGACATTGGAACCGTCACCGCCCGCCTTGCCGTGGCGGACGTCGAGGACGGGCGCGTGGTGCGCCTGGCCAAGCGCTCGCAGATCTGCAACCTGGGGCAGGACGTGGACAAGACCCACCGCCTGCGCCAGGACGCCATGGAGCGCGTCTTTGGCTGCGTGGCAGCCTATCTTGAGGAGGCCCGTCGCGCCGGCGCCACCTCGGCGTGCTGCACGCTGACCAGCGCCGCCCGCGACGCGCAGAACGCCCGCGAACTGGGCGCCGCCCTGGCCTCGCTGGGCCTTGAGCCTATGGTCATCCCGGGCGCGGTTGAGGGCTCGCTCACCTTCCTGGGCGTGGCGCAGGACTTTGTGGGCCACCGCATCCTCGTGGCCGACAACGGCGGCGGCTCCACGGAGCTGGCAATGGGCTGCCTGGGAACGGACGGCATCCTTGAGCTTGACTTTGTTCGCTCCGTTGACGTTGGCTGCCGCAGGCTGACCGAGCGCTTCCTTGCGGGGGAGGGTCCGGCCGCCGCTGGCGCGCTTCTGTCCGCGCGGGAGCTTGCCGGCCAGAAGTTTGCGCCTGTGATCGCCGAGGGCGGCCTGCGTGCGGCAGGCGCCGCGGCAGCTGCGGGCGGCACCGCTCCGTCCGCCGCCCCCGAGCGCCTGGTGGTCTGCGGCGGAACGGTGACCACGATGGTTGCCGTCAAGAAGGCGCTTGACCCCTACGACCCCGCGCAGGTCCACCTAGCCACGCTCTGCGCGGCAGACGTCCAGGGCATTCAGGACCAGCTCGCAAGCCTTTCTGTGGAGAAGCGCGCGGCGCTGCCGGGCATCCAGCCCAAGCGCGCGTCCGTCATCCTGGGCGGCGTCTGCGCCGTGGCCGAGCTCATGGCCCAGACCGGGTTTGACCAGCTCACGGTTAGCGAGAGCGACCTTCTCTTTGGGCTCTCCCTTGCCGCCGCGGCCGCGCTCGAGCGCCGCGACTCGCCGGTCATCTGGAAGCCCGAGATGCGCCCGCTCGTCTCGCCGCAGGGCTAG